One genomic region from Flagellimonas oceani encodes:
- a CDS encoding TetR/AcrR family transcriptional regulator has protein sequence MRENIIHKATEMFLNLGFKSITMDDLANEMGISKKTIYSHFKNKTELVEESTMAMCDFITSGIDDIVELKKNPIEELYEIKRFVMVHLKDEKSSPLYQLQKYYPKIHSGLKEKQYNSMHGCVLENVRRGMEMGIYRDNLNVEFVSRIYFTGVMSIKDNNLFPTEIFSKVELLDYYLEYHLRGIVTPEGRKILNSIINSNKE, from the coding sequence ATGAGGGAAAACATTATACATAAGGCCACCGAAATGTTCTTGAACCTAGGTTTTAAGAGCATTACCATGGACGATCTGGCCAATGAAATGGGTATTTCAAAAAAAACGATCTACTCCCATTTTAAGAACAAGACCGAACTGGTAGAGGAATCTACCATGGCCATGTGCGATTTTATCACCAGCGGAATCGACGATATCGTTGAACTGAAAAAAAATCCGATCGAAGAGCTTTATGAAATCAAAAGATTTGTAATGGTGCACCTAAAGGATGAAAAATCTTCCCCATTGTACCAACTGCAGAAATATTATCCCAAAATTCATTCGGGCCTAAAGGAAAAGCAATACAATTCCATGCACGGTTGTGTCCTGGAAAATGTGAGGCGTGGTATGGAAATGGGCATTTACAGGGACAACCTCAATGTTGAATTTGTTTCCAGAATTTATTTTACCGGCGTCATGAGCATAAAGGACAACAATTTGTTCCCCACCGAGATTTTCAGCAAAGTAGAATTGCTGGATTATTATTTGGAATACCATCTTAGGGGCATTGTAACCCCGGAAGGAAGAAAAATACTCAACTCAATCATCAATTCAAACAAAGAATAA
- a CDS encoding lycopene cyclase family protein, whose product MPKYDYIIIGAGAAGLLLANALGKDEFFASKSILVLDKDDKTQNDRTWCFWERGDGAFDDLIHKTWDNIYVGGQQLQKSTPIAPYTYKMLRGIDFYNHFVPKVKAYPNITWVQEEVTGIQEHENEVLVATSSQKYIGQTVFSSIYNPSIPLKQNKYPVLQQHFVGWKIKTEQSVFNIDEATFMDFSVPQKGNTRFMYVLPFSCNEALVEYTLFSERLLEKSEYGEAIKTYITEHYGNIKYSIEETEFGSIPMTCYSFHKHNTDRVFHMGIAGGWAKPSTGYTFYNTSQQVPKLAEHLKANKPLTAFHQKSRFLFYDMLLLDILHENNHLGHEIFESMFKRRKASLILKFLENETNLWEELKIVTAPKPMPFIRALLKRIF is encoded by the coding sequence ATGCCCAAGTACGATTACATTATTATAGGAGCTGGAGCCGCTGGCCTTTTGCTGGCCAATGCGTTGGGCAAGGACGAGTTCTTTGCATCCAAATCCATTTTGGTGCTGGACAAGGACGATAAAACCCAAAATGACCGCACTTGGTGTTTTTGGGAACGGGGCGATGGCGCGTTTGATGATTTAATTCATAAAACTTGGGATAACATCTACGTAGGCGGGCAGCAACTTCAAAAATCGACCCCCATTGCACCATACACGTACAAAATGCTCCGGGGCATTGACTTCTACAATCACTTTGTACCAAAGGTAAAGGCCTATCCCAACATCACTTGGGTACAGGAAGAGGTGACAGGCATCCAAGAGCATGAAAATGAAGTTTTAGTCGCTACATCTTCCCAAAAATATATAGGGCAAACGGTATTTTCCAGTATATATAACCCTTCCATCCCATTAAAACAAAACAAATACCCTGTTTTGCAACAACACTTTGTGGGATGGAAAATAAAAACCGAACAGTCGGTATTTAATATTGATGAAGCTACTTTTATGGACTTTTCCGTGCCCCAAAAAGGCAATACACGTTTTATGTACGTGCTTCCTTTTTCATGTAATGAAGCTTTGGTGGAATATACCTTGTTCTCCGAGCGGCTTTTGGAAAAAAGTGAGTATGGGGAAGCTATCAAAACCTACATTACAGAGCACTACGGTAATATAAAATACTCCATTGAAGAAACCGAATTCGGCAGTATTCCGATGACCTGCTATTCGTTTCATAAACACAATACCGATCGGGTTTTTCATATGGGAATTGCTGGTGGATGGGCCAAACCAAGTACGGGCTATACCTTTTACAATACGAGCCAACAAGTGCCCAAATTGGCGGAGCATTTAAAGGCAAACAAACCATTGACCGCATTCCATCAAAAAAGCAGGTTTTTATTCTACGATATGCTCTTGTTGGACATTTTGCACGAGAACAATCACTTGGGACACGAAATCTTCGAGTCGATGTTCAAAAGAAGAAAGGCATCCTTGATTTTAAAATTCCTCGAGAACGAGACCAATTTGTGGGAAGAGCTCAAAATTGTGACCGCTCCCAAACCCATGCCGTTTATCAGGGCGCTCTTAAAGCGAATCTTTTAA
- a CDS encoding polyprenyl synthetase family protein encodes MSNIDIISQYREQFVTYLNERNQLGEPKTLYEPVKYILGLGGKRMRPILTLMTAEAFGAKVEDALDAALAVEMFHNFSLVHDDIMDDAPLRRGKTTVHEKWDINTGILSGDAMLILSYQFFESYSAEIYVELTKLFSKTALEVCEGQQYDVDFETRDDVTIPEYLKMIEYKTSVLVAAAMKMGAIVANASQKDADAIYEFGRNLGIAFQLQDDYLDAFGDPKTFGKQVGGDIMENKKTYLYLKSLEKASKDDKEGLLHLYSIKPEDATAKVAAVKAIFKESGAVEETKSAIKSFTQKAFDALKETELPKKSKTLLQQFGESLMERTV; translated from the coding sequence ATGTCAAACATCGATATCATTAGTCAGTATAGGGAGCAGTTTGTTACGTACCTCAATGAAAGGAACCAACTAGGGGAGCCCAAGACTCTGTACGAGCCCGTGAAATATATTTTGGGATTGGGGGGCAAACGGATGCGCCCCATTCTCACCTTGATGACGGCCGAGGCCTTTGGCGCAAAAGTAGAAGATGCGCTGGATGCAGCACTGGCCGTGGAAATGTTCCATAACTTTTCCTTGGTGCACGACGATATTATGGACGATGCCCCTTTGCGAAGGGGAAAAACAACGGTACATGAAAAATGGGACATAAACACAGGAATCCTATCCGGGGATGCCATGTTGATCTTGTCCTATCAATTTTTTGAAAGCTATTCCGCTGAAATATATGTTGAACTTACCAAGCTGTTCAGTAAAACGGCCCTTGAGGTATGCGAAGGTCAACAATATGATGTTGATTTTGAGACCCGTGACGATGTAACAATTCCCGAATATCTTAAAATGATAGAGTACAAGACCTCCGTATTGGTTGCCGCCGCTATGAAGATGGGGGCCATCGTGGCCAATGCCTCCCAAAAAGATGCCGATGCCATTTATGAGTTTGGCCGTAATCTGGGCATTGCCTTCCAATTGCAAGATGATTATTTGGATGCCTTTGGAGATCCCAAAACCTTTGGCAAGCAGGTAGGAGGGGATATCATGGAGAACAAAAAGACCTACCTGTACTTAAAATCGTTGGAAAAGGCCTCCAAGGACGATAAAGAAGGATTGTTGCATCTCTATTCCATAAAACCAGAGGATGCTACAGCTAAAGTAGCTGCCGTAAAAGCCATTTTTAAGGAGAGTGGGGCAGTAGAGGAAACAAAAAGTGCGATCAAGAGCTTTACCCAAAAGGCATTTGATGCTTTGAAAGAAACCGAGCTACCGAAAAAAAGCAAGACTTTACTACAACAATTTGGCGAAAGTTTGATGGAGCGTACGGTTTAA
- a CDS encoding toxin-antitoxin system YwqK family antitoxin — MKKAVLFLAVMFVVGVSAQDAKPTFEKMGKMVKATYFHDNGEIAQTGYMLNGKLHGDWVMFNVEGKKIATGQYENGQKTGKWFFWKNDELSEVDFTDNRIVQVKNWNQGDAVTVNQ, encoded by the coding sequence ATGAAAAAAGCAGTATTATTTTTGGCGGTGATGTTTGTGGTTGGTGTATCTGCTCAAGATGCCAAACCGACCTTTGAAAAAATGGGAAAAATGGTGAAAGCCACTTATTTTCATGACAATGGCGAAATTGCCCAAACAGGTTATATGTTGAACGGAAAGTTGCATGGTGATTGGGTAATGTTCAATGTTGAAGGTAAAAAAATTGCCACAGGCCAATACGAAAATGGACAAAAGACCGGTAAATGGTTCTTTTGGAAGAATGATGAATTGAGCGAAGTGGACTTTACGGACAACCGAATTGTTCAAGTAAAAAATTGGAACCAAGGCGATGCCGTAACGGTAAACCAATAA
- a CDS encoding efflux RND transporter periplasmic adaptor subunit, with protein sequence MRKAIYITLTAVVLASCGGDSSKSLDKALASKDIETIRAKHAEISSKKKALEQQLKSLDSAIALLDNSAKLPLVTTIEVHPEKFDHYLELQGDVKTKQNVLIYPEMSGTLNRVYVKEGQKVSKGQLLASIDDGGLSSQLAQLKTQAELSKTTFERQKRLWEQNIGSEIQYLQAKTNYEAQENAVKQMESQVGKSSIRAPFTGIIDDVIKDEGTVVSPGPGSEVFRIVNLSNMYINVEVPESHLPNVTPGKDVKVYFPVLGDSVATTVRQTGNFINPSNRSFTAEIPVPSLDGRVKPNLTARVMINDYTSEEAILIPQSVLSENADGEQYVYLVDADSLKNDPVAKKVVIKTGKTQGDYVEVLSGIKEGDAIIDEGARSVKEGQQVNIKNS encoded by the coding sequence ATGAGAAAAGCAATATATATAACACTAACTGCAGTAGTTCTGGCTTCTTGCGGAGGCGACAGCAGCAAATCTTTGGACAAAGCTTTGGCCAGCAAGGATATTGAGACCATCCGTGCCAAACACGCAGAAATCTCCAGTAAAAAGAAAGCATTGGAACAGCAATTAAAATCTTTGGACTCGGCCATTGCACTGCTGGATAATTCGGCAAAACTGCCCTTGGTGACCACCATTGAGGTGCACCCGGAGAAATTTGACCATTACTTGGAACTCCAAGGCGATGTTAAGACCAAACAGAATGTTTTGATATACCCCGAAATGTCCGGAACCTTGAACCGTGTCTATGTAAAAGAAGGTCAAAAAGTTTCGAAGGGACAGTTGTTGGCCTCCATAGACGATGGCGGGCTATCCAGTCAGTTGGCACAGCTAAAAACACAGGCGGAACTGAGCAAGACCACTTTTGAGCGACAAAAAAGGCTTTGGGAACAAAACATCGGTTCCGAAATACAATACCTTCAGGCAAAAACCAATTACGAAGCACAGGAAAATGCCGTAAAACAAATGGAGAGCCAAGTAGGCAAATCAAGTATTAGGGCCCCGTTTACCGGCATTATTGACGATGTGATCAAAGATGAGGGTACCGTGGTAAGCCCAGGTCCAGGTTCCGAAGTGTTCCGAATCGTCAACCTATCCAATATGTACATCAACGTGGAGGTGCCCGAGAGCCATTTGCCCAATGTTACTCCTGGTAAAGATGTAAAGGTGTACTTCCCTGTTTTGGGCGATAGCGTTGCCACTACGGTACGCCAAACAGGAAATTTTATTAATCCGAGCAACAGATCGTTTACCGCCGAGATTCCTGTACCAAGCCTTGATGGAAGGGTAAAACCCAACCTTACGGCAAGGGTAATGATCAACGATTATACCAGTGAAGAGGCCATTCTTATCCCACAAAGTGTGCTTTCCGAAAATGCGGACGGCGAACAATACGTGTATCTCGTGGATGCCGATTCCTTGAAGAACGATCCTGTGGCCAAAAAAGTCGTGATAAAAACAGGAAAAACACAAGGCGACTACGTTGAAGTGCTTTCTGGAATCAAGGAGGGCGATGCCATTATCGATGAAGGTGCCCGTAGCGTGAAAGAAGGACAACAAGTCAATATAAAAAATAGCTAG
- a CDS encoding RNA polymerase sigma factor, translating into MAAKTDNRNNLTDFFTEEYGSLRSYVQSRIRDTSERDAEDIVQDVALRMFSRSDDALPITNVGGFVYNAIRNRIIDIMRGQKERKLPSEDIDRQWQEFAEFFYGDADNRYSLEMEQALKKAVEDLKPAYRDIVIAIDFEGYNYNQIAKRTGIPAGTLMSRRHRAMSELSKTLENIKELNYGT; encoded by the coding sequence ATGGCAGCCAAAACCGATAACCGAAATAACCTGACCGACTTCTTTACCGAGGAGTATGGCTCGCTGCGCTCCTACGTGCAATCGAGGATCAGGGATACATCGGAACGGGATGCGGAAGATATTGTACAGGATGTTGCGCTGCGGATGTTTTCTCGATCGGATGACGCCTTGCCCATAACCAACGTTGGGGGGTTTGTGTACAATGCCATTAGGAACAGGATCATAGACATTATGCGCGGCCAAAAAGAGAGAAAACTGCCAAGTGAGGACATAGACCGGCAATGGCAGGAGTTTGCCGAGTTTTTTTATGGGGATGCGGACAACCGCTACTCTCTGGAAATGGAGCAAGCCTTAAAAAAAGCGGTGGAAGATTTAAAACCTGCCTACAGGGATATTGTCATTGCCATAGATTTTGAAGGATACAATTACAACCAAATTGCAAAAAGAACTGGAATACCGGCAGGCACATTAATGTCCAGAAGGCACCGTGCCATGTCGGAACTATCAAAAACATTGGAAAACATAAAAGAACTGAATTATGGAACATAA
- a CDS encoding TolC family protein, whose protein sequence is MRKTLINLLLILPWLASAQDTIPSLSLDQAIIFALENNYTAINAERDILDAQKQKWETIAAGLPQINGAVSYQNQLKQPVSQIPAEFFGGEPGTYQEVVFGQAQSMSATATLRQQIFDGSYIVGVQATKTFLEYSQNNKEKTELDIRKSVVEAYGNVLLARESVIISEKNKATLEENLYETKLTYENGLGDEESVDQLQITLSTVDNQLKNARRMEEITLQMLNLVLGLPIETPTVLTENLDDLTQKEIDLGLIDAEFNIENNVDYKIASNLNEQRFFELKLAKSRALPTLNAFVNYGGNSFSDSFNFLDSGQQWFGSSILGVDLNIPIFSSLGRSASTQRAKIALEKAKTQFTEAQAQIRLQLESAKSDYILAIEQYGTSKDNLELAERIENKNQVKYEEGLATSFELRQAQTQLYTSQQEYLQSMVDVINKKTALENILNQ, encoded by the coding sequence ATGCGAAAAACGTTAATCAATCTATTACTTATACTGCCCTGGTTGGCATCCGCACAAGATACCATTCCAAGCCTTAGTTTGGATCAGGCGATCATCTTTGCACTGGAGAACAATTATACCGCTATAAATGCCGAACGGGACATACTGGACGCCCAAAAGCAAAAATGGGAGACCATTGCTGCCGGACTGCCGCAGATCAACGGAGCAGTGAGTTATCAAAATCAATTAAAGCAGCCCGTTTCCCAAATTCCTGCCGAATTTTTTGGAGGGGAGCCGGGAACCTACCAAGAAGTCGTATTTGGGCAGGCACAATCCATGTCCGCCACGGCCACGCTGCGGCAGCAAATTTTCGATGGATCGTACATTGTTGGCGTACAGGCCACCAAGACCTTTTTGGAATACAGCCAAAACAACAAGGAAAAAACGGAACTCGACATTCGTAAATCGGTGGTCGAGGCCTATGGCAATGTACTTTTGGCAAGGGAGAGTGTCATCATTTCCGAAAAAAACAAAGCTACGCTGGAAGAGAACCTTTATGAGACCAAACTCACCTACGAAAACGGGCTTGGTGATGAGGAAAGCGTAGACCAATTGCAGATTACCCTCTCTACAGTGGACAATCAACTCAAGAATGCTCGCCGTATGGAGGAGATAACCCTTCAAATGCTGAACTTGGTGCTGGGGCTTCCTATTGAAACGCCTACCGTTTTGACCGAAAATCTGGACGACCTCACCCAAAAGGAAATCGATCTTGGATTGATCGACGCCGAATTCAACATCGAAAACAATGTGGATTATAAAATAGCCTCCAACCTTAACGAGCAACGATTTTTTGAATTGAAATTGGCCAAGAGCCGGGCGCTTCCCACTTTAAATGCTTTCGTCAACTACGGCGGAAACTCGTTCAGTGATAGCTTTAATTTTCTGGACAGTGGGCAACAATGGTTCGGTTCATCCATTTTAGGGGTAGATCTAAATATTCCCATTTTTAGTTCGTTGGGGAGAAGTGCGAGCACCCAGCGGGCCAAAATAGCTCTGGAAAAGGCCAAGACACAATTTACCGAGGCACAGGCACAGATTCGTCTTCAACTGGAGAGTGCCAAGAGCGATTATATCCTGGCCATTGAACAGTACGGAACCTCAAAGGATAATTTGGAGCTGGCCGAACGCATCGAAAATAAAAATCAGGTAAAATACGAAGAGGGATTGGCCACCAGTTTTGAACTGAGACAGGCCCAGACCCAATTATATACCAGTCAGCAAGAATATTTACAATCCATGGTCGATGTCATCAACAAAAAGACAGCACTGGAAAATATTTTAAATCAATAA
- a CDS encoding efflux RND transporter permease subunit: protein MSKQKKNVDKEFRLSSWAIDNQTTMYVLILLILILGGMAYFSMPRESFPEVKETKIYISSLYPGNTAEDIEKLITDPLEDELKTVSNLVEITSTSQEDYSMIIVEFDENISVEAALQKVKDEVDSKTAGEDWPTFNGAKVEPNVFDLSLSEEMPILNINISGDYPIERLKEFGEHLEDEIEGLSEIKQVDIRGAQEKEVEVAVDIYKMMAAKVSFNDVINSISNENLTTSAGNLVASGQRRTIRIVGEIDKPKELENFVVKSENGNPIYLKDIAKVTFKEEDKTTYAREFGHPVVMLDVKKRSGKNMVAAVDQIKVIVDDAIENEFPQDLTVTIANDQSSKTIGQVDDLVNNIIFGIILVVTVLMFFLGFKNALFVGFAIPMSMFMSLMILDVMGYTMNTMILFGLIMGLGMLVDNGIVVVENIYRLMDEEKMPRIEAAKKGIGEIAFPIIISTLTTVAAFVPLGLWPGIMGQFMKYFPITLSVVLGSSLFVAIFFNSVLVSRYMTTEDKEMPLKQIVRITSIMSVIGIIIIIFGGDYRALGSLMVLTAIMLWIYRLFLRNWAGIFQNRILPKWESFYERTLRYSLAGRKPIIIAITTFVLLLIAFIGFGASVGSQRTKVEFFPDNKPNQIIVYIEYPEGTDIKKTNEITKDIEKRVYDIINSDAYMNGDYNFMTESAVSQVGEGAGNPQTDGGSSAEMPNRGKITATLREFKYREGADSQELLRKVQEALKDVYPGVAISVEKDAVGPPVGYPINIELEGEDYTELINTAERMRNFINSRNIPGIDELKIDVNKSKPSMLVQVDRKKAGELGIATGQIGQQLRSSIFGSKAGIYKEGGEDYDIYVRFNEDDRYNTSALFNQRITFRDPSSGQIKEVPISAVTKQTNSTGFSAIKHRDVKRVVTVYSALASGYTDAGAIVGKIQEEMNDFENLPDDISIDYTGQIEEQNKQMAFLMGAFFTGLGLIFFILIFQFNSISKPGIIMLAIFLSLIGVFGGIVATGSAFVIMMTMMGIISLAGIVVNNGVVLLDYTQLLIDRKKVKLDLDEDGLLEPDDFLESVVRGGKSRLRPVLLTAITTILGLIPLATGFNINFFTLMSEFDPDIYFGGDNVIFWGPLAWTVIYGLLVATFLTLIVVPILFTLVYKLKLRIRKRKLARQERQQQQIETATS, encoded by the coding sequence ATGAGCAAACAAAAGAAAAATGTAGACAAGGAGTTTCGGCTGTCCTCTTGGGCCATAGATAACCAGACCACAATGTATGTGCTGATCCTGCTTATCCTTATCCTTGGTGGCATGGCCTATTTTAGCATGCCCAGGGAAAGCTTTCCGGAGGTAAAGGAAACCAAAATATATATTAGTTCCCTATATCCCGGAAATACTGCAGAAGATATTGAAAAACTGATTACGGACCCGCTTGAGGACGAGCTCAAGACCGTGAGCAATCTGGTAGAGATCACCTCTACCTCCCAAGAAGATTACTCCATGATCATTGTGGAGTTTGATGAAAACATATCGGTTGAGGCGGCCCTGCAAAAGGTAAAGGACGAAGTGGACTCCAAAACTGCGGGAGAGGATTGGCCCACTTTTAACGGAGCAAAGGTAGAACCCAATGTTTTTGACCTAAGCCTTTCGGAGGAAATGCCCATACTCAACATCAACATTTCCGGTGATTATCCCATAGAAAGACTGAAAGAGTTCGGCGAACACCTTGAAGATGAGATAGAAGGCCTTTCAGAAATCAAACAAGTGGACATTCGTGGTGCACAGGAAAAAGAAGTGGAAGTTGCCGTTGACATTTACAAGATGATGGCCGCCAAAGTCAGTTTCAACGATGTGATCAACAGCATCAGCAACGAAAATCTGACCACTTCCGCAGGAAACCTTGTTGCCAGTGGGCAACGCAGGACCATACGGATCGTTGGGGAAATCGACAAACCCAAAGAACTCGAAAACTTTGTGGTGAAATCCGAAAACGGAAACCCTATTTACCTAAAGGATATTGCGAAGGTCACTTTTAAAGAGGAGGACAAGACCACCTATGCACGGGAATTTGGCCACCCGGTAGTAATGCTGGACGTAAAAAAGCGTTCGGGAAAAAACATGGTCGCCGCCGTAGATCAGATCAAAGTGATCGTGGACGATGCCATAGAGAATGAGTTTCCTCAAGATCTTACCGTCACCATAGCCAACGACCAATCTTCCAAGACCATTGGCCAAGTAGATGATTTGGTGAACAATATTATCTTCGGTATCATATTGGTGGTAACCGTTCTGATGTTCTTTTTAGGTTTCAAAAATGCATTGTTCGTAGGTTTTGCCATCCCAATGTCCATGTTTATGTCACTAATGATATTGGACGTAATGGGCTACACCATGAACACCATGATCCTCTTTGGACTAATTATGGGACTGGGAATGTTGGTGGACAACGGTATCGTGGTCGTGGAGAACATTTACCGGCTTATGGACGAGGAAAAGATGCCTCGTATCGAAGCTGCCAAAAAAGGTATCGGTGAGATTGCGTTCCCCATTATTATTTCAACCCTGACCACGGTTGCGGCCTTTGTGCCGTTAGGGCTTTGGCCAGGTATCATGGGACAGTTCATGAAATATTTCCCCATAACGTTGTCCGTGGTTTTGGGATCATCCCTGTTTGTGGCCATCTTCTTCAACTCCGTTCTTGTATCACGTTACATGACCACAGAGGACAAGGAAATGCCCTTAAAACAGATTGTCCGCATTACCTCGATTATGTCCGTTATAGGTATCATTATCATCATTTTTGGAGGCGATTATAGAGCGTTGGGGTCCTTAATGGTCCTTACGGCCATCATGTTATGGATATACCGTTTGTTCCTAAGGAATTGGGCCGGTATATTCCAAAATAGGATTCTGCCAAAATGGGAAAGCTTTTACGAAAGGACGCTTCGGTATTCACTTGCCGGTAGAAAACCAATCATTATTGCTATTACAACTTTTGTACTGCTTTTGATAGCCTTTATTGGTTTTGGTGCCTCTGTTGGAAGCCAAAGAACCAAGGTGGAATTCTTCCCGGACAATAAGCCGAACCAGATTATCGTGTATATCGAATATCCCGAGGGTACCGATATCAAAAAAACAAATGAAATCACCAAGGACATTGAGAAACGGGTGTACGATATCATCAATTCGGACGCCTACATGAACGGTGATTACAATTTTATGACCGAAAGTGCCGTATCGCAGGTTGGTGAAGGTGCCGGTAACCCACAGACCGATGGTGGTTCCAGCGCCGAAATGCCCAACCGTGGAAAAATTACGGCCACACTTCGAGAATTCAAGTATCGTGAAGGGGCGGACAGCCAAGAGTTGTTGAGAAAAGTTCAGGAAGCCCTGAAAGATGTGTATCCAGGCGTCGCCATTTCTGTGGAAAAAGATGCCGTTGGGCCTCCCGTGGGCTATCCCATCAACATAGAATTGGAGGGAGAGGATTATACCGAGTTGATCAACACTGCCGAAAGGATGCGGAATTTCATCAATTCCAGAAACATTCCCGGAATCGATGAGCTCAAGATAGACGTTAACAAATCCAAGCCATCCATGTTGGTACAAGTGGACCGCAAAAAAGCAGGTGAACTGGGCATCGCAACAGGCCAAATAGGCCAGCAGCTCCGTAGTTCCATTTTTGGTTCCAAAGCAGGTATTTACAAAGAAGGTGGCGAAGATTACGACATTTATGTACGATTCAACGAAGATGACCGGTACAACACAAGTGCCCTGTTCAACCAGCGCATCACATTTAGAGACCCGTCCAGTGGACAGATCAAGGAAGTTCCTATTTCTGCGGTCACCAAGCAGACCAATAGCACTGGGTTCAGCGCCATTAAGCACCGGGATGTAAAACGGGTGGTAACCGTTTATTCCGCATTGGCTTCGGGCTATACGGATGCCGGTGCCATTGTGGGCAAGATCCAGGAGGAAATGAACGATTTTGAAAACCTTCCTGATGACATAAGTATCGATTATACCGGACAGATTGAAGAGCAGAACAAGCAGATGGCCTTTTTGATGGGTGCCTTCTTTACCGGTCTTGGTCTGATATTCTTCATTTTGATCTTCCAATTCAACTCCATAAGCAAGCCGGGCATCATCATGCTAGCGATTTTCTTGAGTTTGATAGGTGTGTTCGGAGGTATCGTGGCCACTGGAAGCGCATTTGTGATCATGATGACCATGATGGGAATTATCTCACTTGCCGGTATTGTGGTGAACAATGGTGTGGTACTATTGGATTATACCCAACTGCTAATCGATAGAAAAAAGGTGAAATTAGACCTTGATGAAGATGGGCTTTTGGAACCGGACGATTTCTTGGAATCCGTGGTAAGGGGAGGAAAATCCAGGTTGCGCCCCGTACTGTTAACGGCCATTACCACCATTTTAGGTTTGATTCCGTTGGCAACAGGGTTCAACATCAACTTCTTTACCCTAATGAGCGAGTTCGATCCTGATATTTATTTTGGGGGTGACAACGTTATTTTCTGGGGGCCATTGGCTTGGACCGTGATCTATGGATTGTTGGTAGCAACCTTCTTAACATTGATCGTTGTTCCGATTTTGTTCACTTTGGTTTACAAACTCAAACTAAGGATTAGAAAAAGAAAGTTGGCAAGGCAAGAGCGACAACAGCAACAAATTGAAACTGCAACTTCTTAA
- a CDS encoding hemerythrin domain-containing protein, producing the protein MKIYKAIKKDHDIQRELCNKISNTSGDTKERKELWKKLKKELEVHAVAEERYFYSPLVDSDEMQEDARHGMAEHHEMDKMIAELDDTDMSSPHWLATVKKLIEKVEHHLEDEEKDFFDKAKDLYSDNEAESLAKSYEATMNEYRKTWPDSIPGQ; encoded by the coding sequence ATGAAAATTTACAAAGCCATTAAAAAGGACCACGATATACAAAGGGAACTGTGCAATAAGATCAGTAACACATCGGGCGATACCAAAGAGCGAAAAGAGCTTTGGAAAAAACTAAAAAAAGAGCTTGAGGTACATGCCGTGGCCGAAGAACGATACTTTTATTCCCCTTTGGTGGATAGTGATGAAATGCAGGAAGATGCCCGACATGGCATGGCGGAACATCATGAAATGGACAAAATGATCGCTGAACTGGATGATACGGACATGAGTTCGCCACACTGGTTGGCAACGGTAAAAAAGTTGATTGAAAAGGTAGAACATCATCTTGAGGATGAGGAAAAGGACTTTTTTGATAAGGCAAAAGATCTTTATTCCGATAATGAAGCAGAATCTTTGGCGAAGAGTTACGAAGCCACGATGAACGAATATCGTAAAACTTGGCCCGACTCCATTCCCGGTCAATAA